The genomic DNA TGATTTAGGATTAGTTAGTGAGCCTATTAACTCTTTAAACTATATTAAATTTTCTTCAGTTAATAGAATATTGCCTTCTTTAGTGGAGTCTCCATTAAAATCAGGTCCAAATGAAGCATTAAAAAGAATATTAAGCTTACCAGAAATACCTATGGGTGCTTATGTTAATAGCGAAGTTCTTGATGAAAAAGAAGAAAGATTAGGTGTTACATCTTTGGATAAATATATACAAAATAATTCTGCTCCAACAACTGTAACAACTAGATTTTATCCTTTAGATCAATTCGGTTCTACTACAGGTACATTAAGTAGCGACAGCTCAGAGTATCAACCAGTAAGTGTAATTATGCTTAATAATAGAATACAAAGTATGAATTTATTATTAAATAATGGTGAAAGTAAATGAAGCAATAATGATCCGGTTACCGCTGATGATTATATAGATGCTATGCATTATATTTTAGATTTATCAACAGGTAGTCAAAAACTTACTTCTATTTTACAAAGAAAGTTCGAACAAGCAGAAGAATTAATTGAAGCTCAACATGAATATATTAAAGAATTTGGTATATCATATAAGAACCCATTTGCCTATCCAGAAGTTAAATTAGATAAAAACGGTAATTCTTATTATGATGTTTTTAATGAAAATTACAAACCTTTTGCTTCACAAATAGAAGATATTATAAAATATAGAAAAGAAAATAATTTACCAATTGATTCTTCTTCTATTGAAAATTTAAAAAACAAAGAAAAAGAATTGTTAAATAAATTAAAAAAATCAGCTTTAGGATTAGGATTATTTTCTGGCAGGTTATATTGAAATCACTCAAATAGAGAAATTTTAGAAGCAATACCATATTCTCCTGATTTTAATGAAAATGATAATGAAACAGTAATTATGTTAAAAAACCCTGAATATTCACTTTCAAAATATTCTGAAGCAGAACTTAAGTCAATACCTCAAAGAATTGCTGTTAAAATAAAAAAATATTTATATTCAGACCCAAGACAAACATTTTCAGAATTATTTAAAAATTTAACAAGAGATGCTAAAAAATTAAAAACAAGAATGACTGTTTCTTATTCAAAAGAGAAAGAGGAAGAATATAATGTTGCAGTAAATTCATTATATAGAGGTAATACATTAGACAATGAATTTACAAATAATTTAAATCCAAAACATTATAGACATAATAGATTATTTGCACTTGACGAATATTCATTAAGAGTAGAGTATCAATCTTATCAACCAACATCACTTTCTAACGCTGTGTCTGATTTAAACTCTAATTTAATTCCTATAAACAGAAAATTTGTAGAGTTAAATGGTGGTATCGCAGATTTTGGTTTAGACAAAAGCAAATTTTTGACAAATGGTGCGTTTAACATAGAAGATATTGAATTAGGTCCACAAGGCTATGTTATTTTAAATAAGAATGTTCAATATTATTCTTCAGATAAAACATCAAGTAATAAAATTAAAATCCTATTTAGTTCAGATCCAAATTTAAATGCAACATTATATGATGATAAATTTATAGCATCAACAAGGATACCTGCTGTACAACAATTAAATTACTGAGTTGATCCAGAAAAAAGAAAATATATGAGAAAATCTGCTGGTTTCGGGACTATTGCTTTAGCATTTAATTTAGATAAGGAAACCAATAGCAAATCACCATTACAAGATTCAAACCTTAGAAATGCTATTTATTATGCTATTAATAGAAATGAAATGTTAAATATAGTAGGATGAAATTCATCATATCCTGTTATAACATGAACGGCTTTTGGTCAAGGCGCTTCTGCTTTTGGTGATCCAATAGAAATTGCTTTTGATCATGAAGTTATGAAAACTAAAATAAATGATAAAGAGTTTCCAATTCAAAATTACACTCACTTAGACCATTTATCTAAAAACTATAATTTTGAACATGTTGATAGAACAGATAAAGCCTTTGATTTGGAAATTGCTAGAGGATATTTAGAGTTATTTAAAAAATCTAATCCTGATATTAAAAAAGTAGATTTAAAATATATTTCAAACTCTTCAGATGAACAGCAACATGCAGGTATAGCATTGCAAGATTTTATGGCTAAAGCTTTTGGTGATTTTGTTAACATAGAAATAAAAAGTTTACCAGAGAATGTCTATGAAGATTTTAGAACTAAAGGTGAGTATGATATCTTGTATAAAAACTTTGATGCATTTGGAACAGATGCTTATTCTTATGTAAGAGTATTTTTTAAAACAGATGAAATAGATACTAAAAATCAAAAAAATACAGGTTTTAGAAATAACCCTGCAGGATCTTGAGTTTATGCTAATTATTTTGAAGAATTAGGCTATAAAATTGATGAGAATGGAATAATTACTAGCTCAAATAATTTAAAAGCTGATGAAACAAGAAAAAGATTGAGAATTGATCTTAAGGTATGAAACAAAATACTTGAACTTGTATTTAAAGGCAAAAAAGTTTATGATAAAGAATTAAAGGCAGAAAGAATAGAAAATGATAATGAATTTTCAGAAAGATACTTAAGATTCTTTTCTAATAACTTTACTCAATCAGAAATAAAAGAAGGATGAACAGAACAAAATGCGTTTGCTATTATCGCAGCATTAGAAAAAATAGTTAGAGATGGAGCACCGGTAATTCCATTGATGGAAGTTGATACATTTTGAGAAATATCTCGTGTTAACGGTACAGATAGTTTGTTTACTTACTCATTGCAATTTGCATACGATACAATCAATCCACCTAAGCCAAATTTACCTACTCAAATAAAAGGACAATAATATTATGAAAGAAAATAATAATAAAAATAACTATTTCATAGATGATTTAGTTGAAATTCAACATTATAAAAAAATAGAAGAAAATCCATCATCTATTGATTTTAGATATAAAAAAGAAACTAAGAAAAAAACTTTTAAATCTTTTTTTAGACCTACTAGTCCTTTATCAAAAGGTTTATTAAGAACATTTTTAATTTTAGGTGAATTTCTTTTAATTGCTTTTATTGTTGTAACTATAACATTCTTTTTAATAAATTCTGTTCCCGGATCAACTGGTTTAACTTCAGGTTTAGACGAAGCGGCAGCTAAGGCAGTTGCAGAAAAATATGGATTAGATAAACCACTTTATATTAGATATTTTTATTACTTAGGCAACATTATTAAATTTGATTTTGGTGTATCGCTTAGTGTGTTTCCAGGAAAAAACATTAATGATTTTGTTTGAATAAGATTTTATAAAAGTTTTTTAATAGGAATATTTTCAGTTGCACTAACGCTACTTATCGGTATTCCATTAGGTGTATATGTTGGTATGAATCCAGATAAATTGCCAGATCATATAGCTACACTTGTTGTTTCAGTGTTTTCTTCTATACCTTCTTTAATATTTGCTTTATGACTTGTTTTAATAGGCAGATATGTAAAATTACCTTATTTATTTAATGAAAAAGACATTGCATCTTATATTTTGCCTGGATTGGCATTAAGTTTAGGTTCTATTATTGTTTATATTAAATATATTAGAACTGAATTAAATAGAGAGTTAAATTCTCAACATTCAAAATTTTGTTATCTTAAAGGTGTTTCAAAACGTCGTTTCGTTTGAACTCATGCGTTAAAACCTGCTTTATTTCCAATAGCAACATTTTTCCCAGTTGTAATATTTGGTAGCTTTATTGGTTCATTATTTATAGAACAAATATTCTTTATTACAGGAAGTGGTGGATTACTATTAAACGCTATCACATCAAAGGATTACAATATTATTTTATTTATGGTTACACTATTCTCATTAATTACAATACTTTCATATACAATGCGTGACGCATTATATGTAGCTATTGATCCACGTGTAAGAAAGAGAGGTTAATTTTATGGGTGTTAAAGAATGATTCAAAAATCATAATGATAGAGTTAAAAAAAGAACTCAGAGCCCTACAAATGAGCTAGGTAAGTCAATTGCTCCTAATCCTTTCTTACAGCCTTTACAATATAAAAGATGGGAAATGATAGGTAATTTATTAGAATTTCATGAAACAAGCAGAATGAAAAAAAGACAAAATGCATTTGTTGAATTTTTCTATCGTTTTAGTAGATCTTTTGCGGGTGTATTTGGCTTTGTAACATTATTATTAATTGTTATACTAGCCATAATAATTCCATTAGTTACTAAATATAATCCTAAATTAGTTAACGTTGATGAAAGATATTATACTTTCTTTACGCAAGGACATATATTAGGAACTGATAGTGTTGGTAGAGATATTTGAGCTAGATTATGATATGGCCTCAGATTCTCTCTTGCACTTAGTTTCGTGGCAACATTTATTCAAGTTGCAGTTGGTCTAGTTATTGGAATTATGATGGGGCATTTTAGAATATTTGATAAAATAATGACCTTTATTATAAAGATAATTTCAAATGTTCCATCAATAATAATTCTTATTGTTATAACTATTATTTTAAGACCAACATTTATGGTAATGGTATTTGCTTTATCATTTACTTCATGAGCAGGTATAGCAAACCAAATGCGTTCACAAGTTTTAAGAGCTAAATCATTTGAATGAGTTAGTGCTTCAAAAATATTAGGGACTCCAACATATAAAATACTTGCTAATTATTTACCAGTTTTAATTCCTTTATTAATTACAGAAATAGTCTTTCATATCCCTGGGATTATTTTAAGTGAAACATCCTTAGCGTTCATAGGTTTGAGTATTCCTAATGAACCAACATTAGGAAATTTAATTAGCGAAGGTTCAAAAATATTTACTACTTACCCAAGATATGTTTTAATTCCATCATTTATATTAATTTTAGTGACAACATCAATTCAATTAATGGCTAATGCTGTTCAAGATAGTTTATTAAGACAAAGATAGGTTAAATTATGAAAAATAACAAGATTAAATCAAATAATTTGTTAAATACATACGGTTATACTAAAAAATTTAAAAAACATATCTTATATAAAAATAAACCAGAACCATTAGACTTATTAGAAATAAAAAATGACTCTAAAAAAGGATTTTTAAGAGCTTTTAAAGATTTTTGAATTGATTTTGGAAGAAAAACAAAAACAGTTTTTAAGTGATTTATAAATTTATTTAGAAAAAATAAAATCGAAGAACCAATTGTTGACGTTTTTGAAGGAACTAAACAAGAAATGGTATTTGGTGAAATGACAAATGTAGCTGCTGAAATAAAAGATATATACTTAACTTTTAGAAATCCAGCTAATCCAAAAGAGAAAAATTTAGTTTTGAGAGGACCTTCTTTAAAAATTTATGAAGGTAAAGTTCATGCTTTGATTGGTGAATCAGGTTCAGGAAAATCAGTTATAACTTCTTTACTTTATGGTTTAACTGGTGCTAACTCAATAATTGAAAGTGGGTCTATAAAACTTTATGGTTTAGAGGTGCATAATTTTACAGATTTTAATTGAGAAAAAACTAAGCTAAGAGGAAGAATTGTATCAGCAGTTTTTCAAAATCCTATGTCCATACTTGACCCTACTATGAAAGTTGGAAAACAAATAATGGAAGGTATGCTCGTTAATAAGCTTGTTAAAAATAAAAAAGAAGCTTATGATGAAGCTATAAAATACTTAACATTGACAAAAATTAACAATCCAGAGAAAGTTATGAAAGCATACCCACATGAACTTTCTGGAGGTATGATTCAACGTATTGCAATTGCAGCTATTGTTTCACTTAAACCAAAAATTTTAGTTATGGATGAACCTACAACAGCATTAGATCCAACAGTTCAAGCGTTAGTTCTTGATATTATTAGAGAACTTCAAGAAAAATTTAATATAGCAATAGCATTTATTACTCATGATTTAGGTGTTGTTGCTTCTATTAGTGATTTTATAAATATTATGTATGCAGGACAAATAATAGAAACTGGTACAAAAGAAGAAATTTTATTAAATCCACAACACCCATATACATGAGGTTTAATTGTTTCTATGCCAGATTTTAATAAAGGATCAAAACTTCAAGTTATTAGAGGTGCAGTGCCTTCAAATTTAAATGCAATAAAAGGAGATGCTTTTGCAGTTCGGAACGATTATGCATTAGGTATCGATTTTGAAGAAGAACCTCCTTTTTATCAAATTTCACCTACACATTATGTAAAAAGTAATTTATTAAGTGAAAATGCTCCAAAATATAATCCACCAAAAATAATTGCTAATTTATGAAAAAAATATAATATGAAATTAGATTCTATATACGGTCAAAATAATTATTTTGTAGATGAAGAAACTTTTAACAATTTTCAAAAATTAGCAGACGAACATAATAATTTAGTAGATTCTTTAATTAATGAAAGAAATGAAATAATTTCAAAAAGACAAGAGGATGAAAAGACAAAAAAGAAAGGAACTAAATATGAGTAAATACTATATTGAAAAAGGCAAATATGGAAAAATTCAATATCGTGAAATAGTTCCTGGAACAGATGAAATGTTAAATGCATATCCTGAAAAAGAATCAATTGTAGAAATTAGAAATTTAGATATAACATACGGCAATGCTTCAAACAGTTTTAAAGCTATAAAAGATTTAAATTTAAATATATATGATGGTGAAGTTTTAGGTTTGGTAGGAGAATCAGGGAGTGGAAAAAGTACAACCGGTAGAGCTATAATAGGATTAACTCCGCATTCATTCGGATATATTAAAATTTTAGATAGAATAATTCCGAAAAATCTTGAAAAAGGATTTAAATGAGGCAAAAAGTACAAAGAATTAATTAACTTTATGGTTAATAAAGTACAAATGATTTTTCAGGACCCTACAAACTCATTAAACCCATTTAAAAATGTTGAAGAAGTTGTTGGTGAAGGTTTAACAAACACAAATAATTCTAAATTTATTTATTTAACATCATTTGATGAAAGTTATTTTGTTGAAGCTAATGAAACTATAAATAAGTTAGATTCAACAAATTCATTATATTCTCAACCAACTAAAAATTTTAGAGAATTAATAAAAAATATTGATTCGTCATATGAATTGGTTTTTAAAAATTTTATTTCAATAATTGAAAAAAGAGCTGAAACAAATAAAGAAATTTATAACCCAATTTTAGAAAAGTTATTGCAAGCTAAAATAGAAAGAGATAATATTTCTAAATATAGCGAAAAACAATGTAAAAAATTATTAATTATTGATATGTTAAAACAAGTCGGCTTAGATGATTCAATTTTAGGACGCTTTCCATTAGAATTTTCTGGCGGACAGCAACAACGTTTAGGAATATGTCGTTCAGTTGTTTTACAACCAAAGTTATTGATAGCTGATGAACCGATAAGTGCACTTGACGTTTCTATTCAAGCTCAAGTTATAAATATTTTTAATGAATTAAAAGAAAAATATCATTTAACTATTTTGTTTATAGCACATGATTTAAGAATGGTTGAATATATATCTGATAGGATTGCAGTTATTAATAAAGGTGTACTACTTGAAGTAGGGCCTACTGAAGAAATTATTAATAATCCATATCATCCATATACAAAAAGTTTGTTGGAGGCTGTTCCTTCAATTGAAAATGAAAAAGGTTCTTTATTGGGATCAGAATATAATCCAACTATGCATAATTATGATGAAAATAATCAGCCTAAATGACAAAACGTAGGTAAGAAACATTTTGTTTTAGCATCTGACAAAGAAATTGAAAATTATAAAAAAATAAAATCTTTATCTTAAAATTATAATTTGTATAAAAGTGTAATTGTTGTAAGACAGTTACGTTTTTTATTTTAAAAATAAAAAACCTATTTACAGCAAAAATGTAAATAGGAATTTTATAAATAAATTTTTTTTATTCATCAATTTTTAATTCTTCATCATCTATTTTAAAAATATATTTTTTATAAACATCTTTTTCACCATTTTTTGTCATAAAAATAATGTCTAATTTATTTTCATCATTATTTAGCCTATAATTAAATTTAATTTTTTCACTTGATAAAATCATTTTTTTAAAAACTGTTTTTATTATTTCACCTATTATTTTTTTATTAAATTTTGCAACTTTATTTTCAATATTTACATATTTATAAAAATCTTGAACATCTAGTTTAGGAAAAAAAGATTTTTCGGAATCATTATATTCAATTTTATTGCTAATTTCATTTATTGGTTTTACTTCATTTTCACTTTTTTTCATTGAAACAACAATTATAGGTGTAGCTATAGCAGCGGCTCCACAAATAATTCCTAATGGTATAAAAACAGCTTT from Mycoplasmopsis maculosa includes the following:
- a CDS encoding ABC transporter substrate-binding protein, yielding MNKKNKIILLSSITSTTIPIVAISCSTNFHTSQNYDLGLVSEPINSLNYIKFSSVNRILPSLVESPLKSGPNEALKRILSLPEIPMGAYVNSEVLDEKEERLGVTSLDKYIQNNSAPTTVTTRFYPLDQFGSTTGTLSSDSSEYQPVSVIMLNNRIQSMNLLLNNGESKWSNNDPVTADDYIDAMHYILDLSTGSQKLTSILQRKFEQAEELIEAQHEYIKEFGISYKNPFAYPEVKLDKNGNSYYDVFNENYKPFASQIEDIIKYRKENNLPIDSSSIENLKNKEKELLNKLKKSALGLGLFSGRLYWNHSNREILEAIPYSPDFNENDNETVIMLKNPEYSLSKYSEAELKSIPQRIAVKIKKYLYSDPRQTFSELFKNLTRDAKKLKTRMTVSYSKEKEEEYNVAVNSLYRGNTLDNEFTNNLNPKHYRHNRLFALDEYSLRVEYQSYQPTSLSNAVSDLNSNLIPINRKFVELNGGIADFGLDKSKFLTNGAFNIEDIELGPQGYVILNKNVQYYSSDKTSSNKIKILFSSDPNLNATLYDDKFIASTRIPAVQQLNYWVDPEKRKYMRKSAGFGTIALAFNLDKETNSKSPLQDSNLRNAIYYAINRNEMLNIVGWNSSYPVITWTAFGQGASAFGDPIEIAFDHEVMKTKINDKEFPIQNYTHLDHLSKNYNFEHVDRTDKAFDLEIARGYLELFKKSNPDIKKVDLKYISNSSDEQQHAGIALQDFMAKAFGDFVNIEIKSLPENVYEDFRTKGEYDILYKNFDAFGTDAYSYVRVFFKTDEIDTKNQKNTGFRNNPAGSWVYANYFEELGYKIDENGIITSSNNLKADETRKRLRIDLKVWNKILELVFKGKKVYDKELKAERIENDNEFSERYLRFFSNNFTQSEIKEGWTEQNAFAIIAALEKIVRDGAPVIPLMEVDTFWEISRVNGTDSLFTYSLQFAYDTINPPKPNLPTQIKGQ
- a CDS encoding ABC transporter permease, with amino-acid sequence MKENNNKNNYFIDDLVEIQHYKKIEENPSSIDFRYKKETKKKTFKSFFRPTSPLSKGLLRTFLILGEFLLIAFIVVTITFFLINSVPGSTGLTSGLDEAAAKAVAEKYGLDKPLYIRYFYYLGNIIKFDFGVSLSVFPGKNINDFVWIRFYKSFLIGIFSVALTLLIGIPLGVYVGMNPDKLPDHIATLVVSVFSSIPSLIFALWLVLIGRYVKLPYLFNEKDIASYILPGLALSLGSIIVYIKYIRTELNRELNSQHSKFCYLKGVSKRRFVWTHALKPALFPIATFFPVVIFGSFIGSLFIEQIFFITGSGGLLLNAITSKDYNIILFMVTLFSLITILSYTMRDALYVAIDPRVRKRG
- a CDS encoding ABC transporter permease, with amino-acid sequence MGVKEWFKNHNDRVKKRTQSPTNELGKSIAPNPFLQPLQYKRWEMIGNLLEFHETSRMKKRQNAFVEFFYRFSRSFAGVFGFVTLLLIVILAIIIPLVTKYNPKLVNVDERYYTFFTQGHILGTDSVGRDIWARLWYGLRFSLALSFVATFIQVAVGLVIGIMMGHFRIFDKIMTFIIKIISNVPSIIILIVITIILRPTFMVMVFALSFTSWAGIANQMRSQVLRAKSFEWVSASKILGTPTYKILANYLPVLIPLLITEIVFHIPGIILSETSLAFIGLSIPNEPTLGNLISEGSKIFTTYPRYVLIPSFILILVTTSIQLMANAVQDSLLRQR
- a CDS encoding ABC transporter ATP-binding protein, with product MKNNKIKSNNLLNTYGYTKKFKKHILYKNKPEPLDLLEIKNDSKKGFLRAFKDFWIDFGRKTKTVFKWFINLFRKNKIEEPIVDVFEGTKQEMVFGEMTNVAAEIKDIYLTFRNPANPKEKNLVLRGPSLKIYEGKVHALIGESGSGKSVITSLLYGLTGANSIIESGSIKLYGLEVHNFTDFNWEKTKLRGRIVSAVFQNPMSILDPTMKVGKQIMEGMLVNKLVKNKKEAYDEAIKYLTLTKINNPEKVMKAYPHELSGGMIQRIAIAAIVSLKPKILVMDEPTTALDPTVQALVLDIIRELQEKFNIAIAFITHDLGVVASISDFINIMYAGQIIETGTKEEILLNPQHPYTWGLIVSMPDFNKGSKLQVIRGAVPSNLNAIKGDAFAVRNDYALGIDFEEEPPFYQISPTHYVKSNLLSENAPKYNPPKIIANLWKKYNMKLDSIYGQNNYFVDEETFNNFQKLADEHNNLVDSLINERNEIISKRQEDEKTKKKGTKYE
- a CDS encoding ABC transporter ATP-binding protein encodes the protein MSKYYIEKGKYGKIQYREIVPGTDEMLNAYPEKESIVEIRNLDITYGNASNSFKAIKDLNLNIYDGEVLGLVGESGSGKSTTGRAIIGLTPHSFGYIKILDRIIPKNLEKGFKWGKKYKELINFMVNKVQMIFQDPTNSLNPFKNVEEVVGEGLTNTNNSKFIYLTSFDESYFVEANETINKLDSTNSLYSQPTKNFRELIKNIDSSYELVFKNFISIIEKRAETNKEIYNPILEKLLQAKIERDNISKYSEKQCKKLLIIDMLKQVGLDDSILGRFPLEFSGGQQQRLGICRSVVLQPKLLIADEPISALDVSIQAQVINIFNELKEKYHLTILFIAHDLRMVEYISDRIAVINKGVLLEVGPTEEIINNPYHPYTKSLLEAVPSIENEKGSLLGSEYNPTMHNYDENNQPKWQNVGKKHFVLASDKEIENYKKIKSLS
- a CDS encoding MHO_1590 family protein, coding for MNKKAVFIPLGIICGAAAIATPIIVVSMKKSENEVKPINEISNKIEYNDSEKSFFPKLDVQDFYKYVNIENKVAKFNKKIIGEIIKTVFKKMILSSEKIKFNYRLNNDENKLDIIFMTKNGEKDVYKKYIFKIDDEELKIDE